A portion of the Vespula vulgaris chromosome 14, iyVesVulg1.1, whole genome shotgun sequence genome contains these proteins:
- the LOC127069204 gene encoding synaptic vesicle glycoprotein 2C-like isoform X4, producing the protein MSTIEKGNINITFLIGMTCGCYFWGCYAGIKGRIRTLTISLFLQGTFEFFCGIVPHYGFFLLFKFLSGFSLSGQSGTLFVYLGECQPTKYKEILLSWLEMAWTLGLIAAPVIGWLIIPLKFDFNTEPFVFHSWNLFVLICSLPSLKIGFWTLYFIESPKFLAESMQMSELAVVLGKIYSENTGNPVEKYFEILAKSENPLHKTLKMNNYKNSNEESRGKSLRTIVYSMYTQTISLFKPLHIRRSLNVFILVCCITASYYTLMLWFPELFQRFAKYEIMYPEESASVCKISKINQFGSNKTLILERDIYDCENSIHDNVFSHTLLLGLACVPLSIILPLTVKYTGYKIYLIICTFLCTIVTIGFFFIRSSTQNLILSCIFEALTSICMSIIFCMIVDLFPTNLRMMAAALAAFCARLGSFAGNWIFGYLIDNYCLPLILIVAAQLFLCSILSFLTPGRFGQTKAMGNT; encoded by the exons ATGAGCACgatcgaaaaaggaaacatcAACATAACATTTTTGATCG GAATGACCTGTGGCTGTTACTTTTGGGGTTGTTATGCCGGAATCAAAGGTAGAATAAGAACTTTGACGATCTCGCTGTTTCTTCAAGGAACGTTTGAATTTTTCTGTGGTATCGTCCCACACTATggattcttcttattatttaaatttcttagcGGATTCTC GTTAAGTGGACAAAGTGGAACGCTCTTTGTTTATTTAGGAGAATGTCAACCAACAAAGTATAAAGAGATATTACTTTCTTGGCTAGAGATGGCATGGACATTAGGTCTTATCGCGGCACCAG TTATTGGTTGGCTCATAATTccattaaaatttgatttcaaTACGGAACCTTTCGTATTTCACTCTTGGAATCTATTCGTTTTGATATGTTCGCTTCCATCGTTAAAGATCGGCTTTTGGactttatatttcattgaaagtCCCAAATTCCTTGCCGAAAGTATGCAAATGTCGGAATTGGCCGTTGTActtggaaaaatatattccgaAAATACAGGAAATCCGGTAGAAAAATACTTC GAAATACTTGCTAAAAGTGAAAATCCTTTGCATAAAACTctgaaaatgaataattataaaaattcaaacgagGAAAGTAGAGGGAAATCTTTAAGAACGATTGTATATTCGATGTATACGCAAAcaatatctctttttaaacCACTACACATTAGGAGAAGTCTCAACGTATTCATTCTCGTATGCTGTATTACGGCCTCATACTACACACTGATGCTTTGGTTTCCGGAATTGTTTCAAAGATTCGccaaatatgaaataatgtaTCCAGAAGAAAGCGCTAGCGTTTGCaagatttcgaaaataaatcaatttggAAGCAATAAAACATTG ataTTAGAACGTGATATATACGACTGTGAAAATAGTATTCACGATAATGTCTTTTCCCATACACTACTCTTAGGACTAGCTTGTGTACCACTTAGTATTATTCTCCCGCTGACCGTTAAATACACGggttacaaaatttatttaa TAATTTGCACGTTCCTCTGTACTATAGTAACCATcggatttttctttataagatCATCGACGCAAAATCTTATACTTTCTTGCATTTTTGAAGCGTTAACTTCTATATGCATGAGTATCATCTTCTGTATGATCGTCGACCTGTTTCCTACCAATTTAAG AATGATGGCAGCTGCTCTAGCTGCATTTTGTGCACGTTTGGGATCGTTTGCAGGAAA
- the LOC127069204 gene encoding synaptic vesicle glycoprotein 2C-like isoform X2 produces the protein MGEKDVEMKPSSIQISTGASNEIDLEQYVQLAINETGFGKFNLKVMVLCSLVYLNTALSICSIGFILPSAACDFQMSTIEKGNINITFLIGMTCGCYFWGCYAGIKGRIRTLTISLFLQGTFEFFCGIVPHYGFFLLFKFLSGFSLSGQSGTLFVYLGECQPTKYKEILLSWLEMAWTLGLIAAPVIGWLIIPLKFDFNTEPFVFHSWNLFVLICSLPSLKIGFWTLYFIESPKFLAESMQMSELAVVLGKIYSENTGNPVEKYFEILAKSENPLHKTLKMNNYKNSNEESRGKSLRTIVYSMYTQTISLFKPLHIRRSLNVFILVCCITASYYTLMLWFPELFQRFAKYEIMYPEESASVCKISKINQFGSNKTLILERDIYDCENSIHDNVFSHTLLLGLACVPLSIILPLTVKYTGYKIYLIICTFLCTIVTIGFFFIRSSTQNLILSCIFEALTSICMSIIFCMIVDLFPTNLRKLDIWLFNRQLLSTIDTHSSGTTLLMLYT, from the exons ATGGGTGAAAAAGACGTAGAAATGAAGCCGTCGTCGATACAAATTTCAACAG GTGCGTCTAACGAGATAGATTTGGAACAATACGTGCAACTTGCCATTAATGAAACAG GCTTTGGTAAATTCAATCTGAAAGTGATGGTCCTTTGTAGTCTGGTCTATCTAAACACAGCACTCAGTATATGCAGCATCGGATTTATTCTTCCTTCCGCAGCATGCGATTTTCAAATGAGCACgatcgaaaaaggaaacatcAACATAACATTTTTGATCG GAATGACCTGTGGCTGTTACTTTTGGGGTTGTTATGCCGGAATCAAAGGTAGAATAAGAACTTTGACGATCTCGCTGTTTCTTCAAGGAACGTTTGAATTTTTCTGTGGTATCGTCCCACACTATggattcttcttattatttaaatttcttagcGGATTCTC GTTAAGTGGACAAAGTGGAACGCTCTTTGTTTATTTAGGAGAATGTCAACCAACAAAGTATAAAGAGATATTACTTTCTTGGCTAGAGATGGCATGGACATTAGGTCTTATCGCGGCACCAG TTATTGGTTGGCTCATAATTccattaaaatttgatttcaaTACGGAACCTTTCGTATTTCACTCTTGGAATCTATTCGTTTTGATATGTTCGCTTCCATCGTTAAAGATCGGCTTTTGGactttatatttcattgaaagtCCCAAATTCCTTGCCGAAAGTATGCAAATGTCGGAATTGGCCGTTGTActtggaaaaatatattccgaAAATACAGGAAATCCGGTAGAAAAATACTTC GAAATACTTGCTAAAAGTGAAAATCCTTTGCATAAAACTctgaaaatgaataattataaaaattcaaacgagGAAAGTAGAGGGAAATCTTTAAGAACGATTGTATATTCGATGTATACGCAAAcaatatctctttttaaacCACTACACATTAGGAGAAGTCTCAACGTATTCATTCTCGTATGCTGTATTACGGCCTCATACTACACACTGATGCTTTGGTTTCCGGAATTGTTTCAAAGATTCGccaaatatgaaataatgtaTCCAGAAGAAAGCGCTAGCGTTTGCaagatttcgaaaataaatcaatttggAAGCAATAAAACATTG ataTTAGAACGTGATATATACGACTGTGAAAATAGTATTCACGATAATGTCTTTTCCCATACACTACTCTTAGGACTAGCTTGTGTACCACTTAGTATTATTCTCCCGCTGACCGTTAAATACACGggttacaaaatttatttaa TAATTTGCACGTTCCTCTGTACTATAGTAACCATcggatttttctttataagatCATCGACGCAAAATCTTATACTTTCTTGCATTTTTGAAGCGTTAACTTCTATATGCATGAGTATCATCTTCTGTATGATCGTCGACCTGTTTCCTACCAATTTAAG GAAA
- the LOC127069204 gene encoding synaptic vesicle glycoprotein 2C-like isoform X1, translating to MGEKDVEMKPSSIQISTGASNEIDLEQYVQLAINETGFGKFNLKVMVLCSLVYLNTALSICSIGFILPSAACDFQMSTIEKGNINITFLIGMTCGCYFWGCYAGIKGRIRTLTISLFLQGTFEFFCGIVPHYGFFLLFKFLSGFSLSGQSGTLFVYLGECQPTKYKEILLSWLEMAWTLGLIAAPVIGWLIIPLKFDFNTEPFVFHSWNLFVLICSLPSLKIGFWTLYFIESPKFLAESMQMSELAVVLGKIYSENTGNPVEKYFEILAKSENPLHKTLKMNNYKNSNEESRGKSLRTIVYSMYTQTISLFKPLHIRRSLNVFILVCCITASYYTLMLWFPELFQRFAKYEIMYPEESASVCKISKINQFGSNKTLILERDIYDCENSIHDNVFSHTLLLGLACVPLSIILPLTVKYTGYKIYLIICTFLCTIVTIGFFFIRSSTQNLILSCIFEALTSICMSIIFCMIVDLFPTNLRMMAAALAAFCARLGSFAGNWIFGYLIDNYCLPLILIVAAQLFLCSILSFLTPGRFGQTKAMGNT from the exons ATGGGTGAAAAAGACGTAGAAATGAAGCCGTCGTCGATACAAATTTCAACAG GTGCGTCTAACGAGATAGATTTGGAACAATACGTGCAACTTGCCATTAATGAAACAG GCTTTGGTAAATTCAATCTGAAAGTGATGGTCCTTTGTAGTCTGGTCTATCTAAACACAGCACTCAGTATATGCAGCATCGGATTTATTCTTCCTTCCGCAGCATGCGATTTTCAAATGAGCACgatcgaaaaaggaaacatcAACATAACATTTTTGATCG GAATGACCTGTGGCTGTTACTTTTGGGGTTGTTATGCCGGAATCAAAGGTAGAATAAGAACTTTGACGATCTCGCTGTTTCTTCAAGGAACGTTTGAATTTTTCTGTGGTATCGTCCCACACTATggattcttcttattatttaaatttcttagcGGATTCTC GTTAAGTGGACAAAGTGGAACGCTCTTTGTTTATTTAGGAGAATGTCAACCAACAAAGTATAAAGAGATATTACTTTCTTGGCTAGAGATGGCATGGACATTAGGTCTTATCGCGGCACCAG TTATTGGTTGGCTCATAATTccattaaaatttgatttcaaTACGGAACCTTTCGTATTTCACTCTTGGAATCTATTCGTTTTGATATGTTCGCTTCCATCGTTAAAGATCGGCTTTTGGactttatatttcattgaaagtCCCAAATTCCTTGCCGAAAGTATGCAAATGTCGGAATTGGCCGTTGTActtggaaaaatatattccgaAAATACAGGAAATCCGGTAGAAAAATACTTC GAAATACTTGCTAAAAGTGAAAATCCTTTGCATAAAACTctgaaaatgaataattataaaaattcaaacgagGAAAGTAGAGGGAAATCTTTAAGAACGATTGTATATTCGATGTATACGCAAAcaatatctctttttaaacCACTACACATTAGGAGAAGTCTCAACGTATTCATTCTCGTATGCTGTATTACGGCCTCATACTACACACTGATGCTTTGGTTTCCGGAATTGTTTCAAAGATTCGccaaatatgaaataatgtaTCCAGAAGAAAGCGCTAGCGTTTGCaagatttcgaaaataaatcaatttggAAGCAATAAAACATTG ataTTAGAACGTGATATATACGACTGTGAAAATAGTATTCACGATAATGTCTTTTCCCATACACTACTCTTAGGACTAGCTTGTGTACCACTTAGTATTATTCTCCCGCTGACCGTTAAATACACGggttacaaaatttatttaa TAATTTGCACGTTCCTCTGTACTATAGTAACCATcggatttttctttataagatCATCGACGCAAAATCTTATACTTTCTTGCATTTTTGAAGCGTTAACTTCTATATGCATGAGTATCATCTTCTGTATGATCGTCGACCTGTTTCCTACCAATTTAAG AATGATGGCAGCTGCTCTAGCTGCATTTTGTGCACGTTTGGGATCGTTTGCAGGAAA
- the LOC127069204 gene encoding synaptic vesicle glycoprotein 2C-like isoform X3, with translation MGEKDVEMKPSSIQISTGASNEIDLEQYVQLAINETGFGKFNLKVMVLCSLVYLNTALSICSIGFILPSAACDFQMSTIEKGNINITFLIGMTCGCYFWGCYAGIKGRIRTLTISLFLQGTFEFFCGIVPHYGFFLLFKFLSGFSLSGQSGTLFVYLGECQPTKYKEILLSWLEMAWTLGLIAAPVIGWLIIPLKFDFNTEPFVFHSWNLFVLICSLPSLKIGFWTLYFIESPKFLAESMQMSELAVVLGKIYSENTGNPVEKYFEILAKSENPLHKTLKMNNYKNSNEESRGKSLRTIVYSMYTQTISLFKPLHIRRSLNVFILVCCITASYYTLMLWFPELFQRFAKYEIMYPEESASVCKISKINQFGSNKTLILERDIYDCENSIHDNVFSHTLLLGLACVPLSIILPLTVKYTGYKIYLIICTFLCTIVTIGFFFIRSSTQNLILSCIFEALTSICMSIIFCMIVDLFPTNLRMMAAALAVFCARLGSFTEN, from the exons ATGGGTGAAAAAGACGTAGAAATGAAGCCGTCGTCGATACAAATTTCAACAG GTGCGTCTAACGAGATAGATTTGGAACAATACGTGCAACTTGCCATTAATGAAACAG GCTTTGGTAAATTCAATCTGAAAGTGATGGTCCTTTGTAGTCTGGTCTATCTAAACACAGCACTCAGTATATGCAGCATCGGATTTATTCTTCCTTCCGCAGCATGCGATTTTCAAATGAGCACgatcgaaaaaggaaacatcAACATAACATTTTTGATCG GAATGACCTGTGGCTGTTACTTTTGGGGTTGTTATGCCGGAATCAAAGGTAGAATAAGAACTTTGACGATCTCGCTGTTTCTTCAAGGAACGTTTGAATTTTTCTGTGGTATCGTCCCACACTATggattcttcttattatttaaatttcttagcGGATTCTC GTTAAGTGGACAAAGTGGAACGCTCTTTGTTTATTTAGGAGAATGTCAACCAACAAAGTATAAAGAGATATTACTTTCTTGGCTAGAGATGGCATGGACATTAGGTCTTATCGCGGCACCAG TTATTGGTTGGCTCATAATTccattaaaatttgatttcaaTACGGAACCTTTCGTATTTCACTCTTGGAATCTATTCGTTTTGATATGTTCGCTTCCATCGTTAAAGATCGGCTTTTGGactttatatttcattgaaagtCCCAAATTCCTTGCCGAAAGTATGCAAATGTCGGAATTGGCCGTTGTActtggaaaaatatattccgaAAATACAGGAAATCCGGTAGAAAAATACTTC GAAATACTTGCTAAAAGTGAAAATCCTTTGCATAAAACTctgaaaatgaataattataaaaattcaaacgagGAAAGTAGAGGGAAATCTTTAAGAACGATTGTATATTCGATGTATACGCAAAcaatatctctttttaaacCACTACACATTAGGAGAAGTCTCAACGTATTCATTCTCGTATGCTGTATTACGGCCTCATACTACACACTGATGCTTTGGTTTCCGGAATTGTTTCAAAGATTCGccaaatatgaaataatgtaTCCAGAAGAAAGCGCTAGCGTTTGCaagatttcgaaaataaatcaatttggAAGCAATAAAACATTG ataTTAGAACGTGATATATACGACTGTGAAAATAGTATTCACGATAATGTCTTTTCCCATACACTACTCTTAGGACTAGCTTGTGTACCACTTAGTATTATTCTCCCGCTGACCGTTAAATACACGggttacaaaatttatttaa TAATTTGCACGTTCCTCTGTACTATAGTAACCATcggatttttctttataagatCATCGACGCAAAATCTTATACTTTCTTGCATTTTTGAAGCGTTAACTTCTATATGCATGAGTATCATCTTCTGTATGATCGTCGACCTGTTTCCTACCAATTTAAG